One window of the Mycobacterium xenopi genome contains the following:
- a CDS encoding glycosyltransferase codes for MKFVLACYGSRGDVEPCVTVGRELRRRGHDVRMAVPPDLAGFAATAELTAVPYGLDTRKPLQAQRDFSTHLFRNPWRMRDLIRLWREVGNLVAQCRVMMNTTLASLADGADLLVTGQGFEELASNVAEYHDIPLATLHYFPARVNSHFIPLRPAPLARAAMRIDEWGYWRWTKRGQDAQRHALGLPRTTEPAPRRITARGSLEIQAYDELCIPGLAAEWAKFDGQRPFVGALTMELPTDADDEVASWIAAGTPPIYFGFGSFPVQSPADTLAMISWACSQLGERALVCAGGTDFGNVANLDHVKVVGAVNHSATFPACRAVVHHGGAGTTAAVLRAGVPQLILWTTGDQPLWGAQIKRLKVGTARRFSTTNRMSLVADLCTILEPQYLSQARETATRMTKPAESVAVAADLVENFARLRRFG; via the coding sequence ATGAAATTTGTGCTGGCCTGCTACGGAAGTCGCGGCGATGTGGAGCCCTGCGTCACTGTTGGTCGTGAATTGCGGCGCCGCGGGCATGACGTCCGCATGGCAGTCCCCCCCGATCTCGCTGGCTTCGCCGCGACGGCTGAGCTTACAGCGGTGCCCTATGGGCTTGACACGAGAAAGCCACTACAGGCGCAGCGCGACTTCTCGACGCATCTGTTCCGCAACCCTTGGCGGATGCGGGATCTGATAAGACTGTGGCGCGAGGTTGGCAACCTCGTCGCCCAGTGCCGGGTGATGATGAACACGACGCTGGCGTCGCTGGCGGACGGAGCCGACCTGCTGGTGACCGGCCAGGGTTTCGAGGAGCTCGCTTCCAACGTCGCTGAGTATCACGACATTCCGTTGGCCACACTGCACTACTTTCCGGCGCGAGTCAACAGCCACTTCATTCCGCTTCGGCCGGCGCCACTGGCCCGCGCCGCGATGCGAATCGATGAGTGGGGGTATTGGCGCTGGACGAAGAGGGGACAAGACGCACAGCGCCACGCACTTGGCCTGCCAAGGACGACGGAACCCGCGCCGCGGCGGATCACCGCGCGCGGATCACTGGAAATTCAGGCCTACGACGAGCTTTGCATTCCCGGCCTAGCCGCGGAGTGGGCGAAATTCGACGGCCAGCGGCCCTTTGTCGGCGCGCTCACGATGGAGTTGCCGACAGACGCCGATGACGAGGTCGCCTCGTGGATCGCGGCGGGTACACCCCCGATTTACTTTGGTTTCGGCAGCTTCCCGGTCCAGTCTCCGGCGGACACGCTCGCCATGATCAGTTGGGCCTGTTCGCAGTTGGGCGAGCGGGCTTTGGTTTGCGCCGGTGGCACCGACTTCGGCAACGTCGCAAATTTGGACCACGTCAAGGTGGTGGGCGCTGTGAACCACTCAGCCACGTTTCCCGCCTGCCGCGCGGTCGTGCACCATGGTGGTGCGGGCACCACGGCGGCGGTGCTGCGCGCCGGAGTCCCCCAGCTGATCCTCTGGACGACGGGCGATCAGCCACTCTGGGGGGCTCAGATCAAACGACTGAAAGTTGGGACCGCGCGGCGCTTTTCGACCACCAACCGAATGTCGCTGGTCGCAGATCTTTGCACCATCCTGGAGCCGCAATACCTCAGCCAGGCACGTGAGACCGCCACCCGGATGACCAAACCGGCCGAAAGCGTCGCCGTCGCTGCTGATCTGGTGGAAAACTTTGCCCGCTTGAGGCGTTTCGGGTGA
- a CDS encoding MBL fold metallo-hydrolase, translated as MRVTSVGHAGFLIETRAGSILCDPWVNPAYFASWFPFPDNSALDWDQLGQCDYLYISHLHKDHFDAKLLRAHVDKDAVVLLPDYPVPDLRAELEKLGFHRFFETTDSVKHRVEGPQGALEVMIIALRAPADGPIGDSALVVSDGETTVFNMNDARPVELDALHSQFGHVDVHMLQYSGAIWYPMVYDMPARAKAVFGTQKRQRQMDRARQYIAQVDASWVIPSAGPPCFLDPELRHLNDDRGDPANIFPDQMVFLDQMRAHGHDRGLLMIPGSTADFTGAHLNSLKHPLPADQAEAVFTTGKAAYLSAYAARMAPVIAAEKATWAPATGEPLLEPLQALFEPIMSASDEICDGIGYPVELVLGPETVVLDFPKRTVREPIPEERFRYSFEIAPELVRTVLRDNEPDWVNTIFLSTRFTARRVGGYNEYLYTFFKCLTDERIAYADGWFAEAHDDTASIILDGYEIQRRCPHLKADLSRFGVVEGNTLTCNLHGWQWNLDTGHCLTARGHELRCSRL; from the coding sequence GTGCGGGTCACCAGCGTCGGTCATGCCGGCTTCCTGATCGAGACGCGTGCGGGCAGCATCTTGTGCGATCCCTGGGTCAACCCCGCTTATTTCGCGTCGTGGTTCCCGTTCCCGGACAACAGCGCGCTGGACTGGGACCAGCTGGGTCAATGCGACTACCTCTACATTTCGCATCTGCACAAAGACCATTTCGACGCCAAGCTGCTGCGGGCGCACGTCGACAAGGACGCGGTGGTGCTCTTGCCCGACTATCCGGTGCCGGACCTTCGCGCCGAGCTGGAAAAGCTGGGGTTTCACCGGTTCTTCGAGACGACGGATTCGGTCAAGCACCGCGTCGAGGGCCCGCAAGGGGCTTTGGAGGTCATGATCATCGCGCTGCGCGCCCCCGCCGACGGCCCGATCGGCGACTCGGCTCTGGTGGTCTCCGACGGCGAAACCACCGTCTTCAACATGAACGACGCCCGGCCGGTGGAGCTGGACGCGCTGCATTCGCAGTTCGGCCACGTCGACGTGCACATGCTGCAGTACTCCGGCGCGATCTGGTATCCGATGGTCTACGACATGCCCGCGCGGGCCAAGGCGGTGTTCGGCACGCAAAAACGGCAACGCCAGATGGACCGCGCCCGCCAATACATCGCGCAGGTCGACGCCAGCTGGGTCATTCCGTCGGCGGGCCCACCATGCTTCCTCGACCCCGAACTGCGCCACCTCAACGACGACCGCGGCGATCCCGCCAACATCTTCCCCGACCAGATGGTGTTTCTGGATCAAATGCGCGCCCACGGCCACGACCGTGGGTTGCTGATGATTCCCGGTTCGACCGCTGACTTCACTGGCGCACACTTGAATTCGCTGAAGCACCCGCTGCCCGCCGACCAGGCCGAGGCGGTCTTCACCACCGGCAAGGCCGCTTACCTGTCCGCGTATGCCGCCCGGATGGCACCCGTGATCGCCGCCGAGAAGGCGACCTGGGCGCCCGCGACCGGTGAGCCCCTGCTGGAGCCTCTGCAGGCATTGTTCGAACCGATCATGTCGGCCAGCGACGAGATCTGCGACGGCATCGGCTACCCTGTCGAGTTGGTGCTCGGGCCCGAAACCGTTGTCCTGGACTTTCCGAAACGGACTGTGCGCGAACCGATTCCGGAGGAGAGGTTTCGCTACAGCTTCGAGATCGCACCCGAGCTGGTGCGCACCGTGCTGCGCGACAACGAGCCGGACTGGGTCAACACGATCTTCTTGTCCACCCGATTCACCGCCCGGAGGGTCGGCGGCTACAACGAGTATTTGTACACCTTCTTCAAGTGCTTGACCGACGAGCGCATCGCCTACGCCGACGGCTGGTTCGCCGAGGCGCATGACGACACTGCATCGATCATCCTGGACGGCTATGAGATCCAGCGTCGCTGTCCGCATCTGAAAGCTGACCTGTCGAGATTCGGTGTGGTGGAGGGCAACACCTTGACCTGTAACCTGCACGGCTGGCAGTGGAACTTAGACACCGGGCACTGCCTGACCGCACGGGGTCACGAGCTTCGGTGCAGCCGGCTGTGA
- a CDS encoding glycosyltransferase: protein MRFLLASWGSRGDVEPFVAVGRELERRGHDVHVIAPPDLVSFAEEAGLAVDSCGLETRVWLDVHTDFWTCLFRTPWRLRDLAMLWREVGKLISECWGEMCMKLTSLASGVDLLFTNVSFEQPAANVAEYYGIPLATLHYRPIRPNGRLVPVLPAPLIRLAMTVDEYLSWCMAKKVDDRQRDELGLPKAACRPSQRIVEQGWLEIQAYEEICFPGLAAEWAQFGRRRPFVGALTMDLPTDADDEIASWIAAGAPPIYFGFGSIPVESAGDTVAMISAACAQLGQRALVCAGWSDFSNVPSCEHVKVVESVNFATTFPACRAIVHHGGAGTLAAGLRAGVPQLILSMMPDHSIWAAQLKRLKVGFGRRFSSTTQKTLVADLRRILAPEYGARAREIATQTTKPAESVATTADLVEDFARLQRVR, encoded by the coding sequence ATGAGGTTTCTGCTGGCAAGTTGGGGAAGCCGCGGGGATGTCGAGCCATTCGTCGCTGTCGGCCGCGAACTCGAACGGCGCGGACACGACGTGCACGTGATCGCCCCGCCCGACTTAGTCAGCTTCGCCGAGGAAGCCGGGCTTGCGGTTGATTCGTGCGGGCTGGAAACACGGGTGTGGTTAGACGTGCACACCGATTTCTGGACGTGTTTGTTCCGCACACCTTGGAGGCTTCGCGATCTGGCCATGTTGTGGCGTGAAGTCGGCAAGCTTATCAGCGAGTGCTGGGGCGAAATGTGCATGAAGCTGACCTCATTGGCGAGCGGGGTTGACTTACTGTTCACCAACGTGAGTTTCGAGCAGCCTGCTGCCAATGTTGCTGAGTACTACGGCATTCCGCTGGCCACGCTGCACTACCGTCCGATACGTCCTAACGGGCGTCTCGTACCAGTCCTGCCTGCGCCATTGATTCGCTTGGCGATGACAGTGGATGAGTACCTGTCTTGGTGCATGGCGAAGAAGGTGGACGACAGGCAGCGCGATGAACTAGGGCTACCAAAGGCTGCATGCCGCCCGTCGCAGCGGATCGTTGAGCAAGGATGGCTGGAAATACAGGCTTACGAAGAGATTTGCTTTCCAGGGCTGGCGGCCGAATGGGCCCAATTCGGGCGTCGACGTCCCTTTGTCGGCGCGCTGACGATGGATTTGCCGACAGATGCCGACGACGAGATCGCGTCGTGGATTGCCGCTGGAGCGCCGCCGATTTATTTCGGGTTCGGCAGCATACCGGTGGAATCTGCCGGCGACACGGTTGCGATGATCAGCGCGGCTTGTGCGCAATTAGGTCAACGGGCATTGGTGTGCGCCGGTTGGAGCGACTTCAGTAACGTTCCCAGCTGCGAACATGTCAAGGTGGTGGAATCAGTAAATTTCGCGACCACATTCCCGGCCTGCCGGGCGATTGTGCACCACGGTGGCGCGGGTACTTTGGCCGCAGGCCTGCGTGCCGGTGTCCCCCAGTTGATCTTGTCGATGATGCCCGACCACTCGATCTGGGCCGCTCAGCTCAAACGGCTGAAAGTCGGGTTCGGGCGGCGCTTTTCGAGCACAACCCAAAAGACTCTGGTCGCCGATCTGCGTCGCATTCTTGCTCCCGAATATGGCGCTCGGGCGCGCGAGATCGCCACCCAGACGACTAAACCCGCGGAAAGCGTGGCGACCACCGCGGACCTTGTCGAAGATTTTGCTCGGCTACAGCGTGTCAGGTAG
- a CDS encoding FkbM family methyltransferase, whose product MTQIIRARTVALWRASIRLLRTDKERVSSAERWIRALLLIVPYYAMALLLNIRAARWRPLTVDGISDDGIRLRCQLPEVLQMYVYLFGAWEPDLEAFMRRRLRPGDTFIDVGANIGYLSALASQLVGPHGAVVAIEPAPFAGAALQETAALNGLTNIRLVAAAVSDRDGELPLFVGSAYDSGLTTTVARLGRHFRFREQERVRAAMLGSLVTREELASARLIKIDVEGAEDRVLAGLLVSLDILAPEAELVVEVMPRWWSDPQLRPIDVLQPFLERGFHVYQLPCNYWPWRYLWPRSVGAPQRLRDLAALDRRGRLDLVLSRFDADTL is encoded by the coding sequence GTGACCCAAATAATCCGCGCGCGGACGGTGGCGTTGTGGCGGGCCTCCATACGACTGCTCCGCACAGACAAAGAACGCGTCAGCAGTGCTGAGCGCTGGATCCGGGCGCTGCTGCTGATAGTGCCGTACTACGCAATGGCATTGCTGCTGAACATCCGTGCCGCACGGTGGAGGCCGCTAACTGTCGACGGCATCTCCGACGACGGCATCCGTCTTCGATGCCAGCTTCCCGAGGTTCTCCAGATGTACGTGTACCTTTTCGGCGCCTGGGAACCAGATCTCGAGGCGTTCATGCGCCGCCGACTACGGCCCGGGGACACCTTCATCGACGTCGGCGCCAATATCGGATATCTCAGCGCTTTGGCCAGCCAACTCGTGGGTCCGCACGGGGCCGTCGTGGCAATTGAGCCGGCCCCGTTCGCCGGCGCCGCGCTGCAGGAAACCGCAGCACTGAACGGTTTGACCAATATCCGCTTAGTGGCCGCCGCGGTGTCGGATCGCGACGGCGAACTCCCACTGTTCGTCGGGTCGGCCTACGACAGCGGCCTTACCACAACGGTGGCCCGTCTCGGCCGCCACTTCCGCTTCCGCGAGCAGGAGCGGGTGCGAGCGGCGATGCTCGGTTCTTTGGTAACACGTGAGGAATTGGCGAGCGCACGTCTAATCAAGATTGACGTGGAGGGGGCCGAAGACCGCGTGCTCGCCGGCCTCCTGGTATCGCTGGACATACTCGCGCCCGAGGCGGAATTGGTGGTCGAAGTCATGCCGAGATGGTGGAGCGACCCGCAGCTGCGCCCAATCGACGTGCTGCAGCCTTTTCTGGAGCGTGGCTTCCACGTCTACCAGCTGCCATGCAATTACTGGCCGTGGCGCTACCTATGGCCGAGAAGTGTCGGTGCACCACAGCGGCTGCGCGACTTAGCCGCATTGGACCGGCGCGGAAGGCTCGACCTGGTGCTGTCCCGCTTCGACGCCGATACGCTTTGA
- a CDS encoding acyltransferase family protein: MLRTDSVSPVQAVRGQRPARPGFRLDIEGLRAVAVLAVVLFHAEVPGVGGGFVGVDVFFVISGFLITGLLWREVDSTGTVRLRRFYGARARRLLPASATVGVITAIASAILLPPLQARTVFGDGIASALYVANYRFLLEGSDYFLHEMPPSPFQHYWSLGVEEQFYLVWPALMIGTAWLIRRVRRRAPAGSSQIPYLVVLAVVAAVSFALSLAATYVVPAVAFFSLPTRAWQLAVGGLVALTAGLWRRLPAPGAAITGWAGLVLILLSCTLVGPTTPYPGSAALLPVLGTALVIGAGCADGRFGAGRLLARSPMRAIGRVSYSWYLWHWPVLLLAAPLLGHPLGLAGRLVAAGVSGALAVLTLHLVENPLRFAAPIRRSPARSLVLGGVATAVAACVGVVLLVAVPTPVGRGAPATALAITAAPDPAGPHRYHTAVQHAFAQVQAALAASADLTAVPSNLNPPLADAAAELKSVLLSNCLRNVFQVDQPVCASGDTASATTVALVGDSNATMWAPAFQQVAAQRHWRLETLAKMACPPMSLPIINPLGRSEYTACEEWRDRIINRLRAEQPLLVVVSMGRRYGASYGWPSGFTSYDPAWLNSLTGLVQQLRGTGAQVLVLGPISYPHTVVPICLSGHLDDARACAPARSAAVNDSGIAAEAAATKAAGGHYADVTDLFCTAKRCPAIVGNTLVYYDASHLTLEYSRLLAPAIGSLTDHALAPG; this comes from the coding sequence ATCTTGCGGACTGATAGCGTCAGCCCTGTTCAGGCGGTGCGGGGTCAGCGTCCGGCACGACCGGGATTTCGCCTAGATATTGAGGGGTTGCGTGCGGTCGCGGTGCTGGCCGTTGTGCTGTTTCATGCCGAGGTGCCCGGTGTCGGTGGCGGGTTCGTCGGCGTCGACGTCTTTTTCGTCATTTCCGGTTTTTTGATCACCGGGCTGCTGTGGCGCGAGGTTGACAGCACCGGGACCGTGCGGCTGCGCCGCTTCTACGGGGCGCGGGCCCGCCGCCTGCTGCCGGCCTCGGCCACGGTCGGGGTGATCACCGCGATCGCGTCAGCAATCCTGCTGCCCCCGCTGCAGGCCCGCACCGTGTTCGGCGACGGCATCGCCAGCGCGTTGTATGTGGCCAACTACCGGTTCTTGTTAGAGGGCAGTGACTATTTCCTGCATGAGATGCCGCCGTCGCCGTTTCAGCACTATTGGTCGTTGGGGGTTGAGGAGCAGTTCTACCTGGTGTGGCCGGCGTTGATGATCGGCACGGCCTGGCTGATCCGGCGGGTGCGTCGGCGCGCGCCTGCCGGCTCGTCGCAGATCCCGTATCTGGTGGTGCTGGCGGTGGTCGCGGCGGTGTCGTTCGCGCTGTCGCTGGCCGCCACCTATGTGGTGCCAGCGGTGGCGTTTTTTTCGCTGCCCACCCGGGCCTGGCAGCTGGCGGTGGGCGGGCTGGTGGCCCTGACCGCCGGCCTGTGGCGCCGGCTGCCGGCACCGGGCGCCGCGATCACCGGGTGGGCGGGGCTGGTGCTGATCCTGCTGTCCTGCACCCTGGTGGGCCCGACCACGCCCTATCCGGGTAGCGCCGCGCTGCTGCCGGTGCTGGGCACCGCCCTGGTGATCGGCGCCGGCTGCGCCGATGGCCGGTTCGGCGCGGGTCGGCTCCTGGCCCGTTCGCCGATGCGCGCGATCGGGCGGGTGTCGTATTCGTGGTATCTGTGGCACTGGCCGGTGCTGCTGCTGGCAGCGCCGCTGCTGGGTCACCCGCTGGGGCTGGCCGGCCGGCTGGTCGCGGCCGGCGTGTCCGGTGCGCTGGCGGTGCTGACCTTGCATCTGGTGGAAAACCCGTTGCGGTTCGCCGCGCCGATTCGGCGCTCGCCGGCGCGCAGCCTGGTCCTCGGCGGGGTGGCCACCGCGGTCGCGGCCTGCGTCGGCGTGGTGCTGCTGGTGGCGGTGCCCACCCCGGTCGGGCGCGGCGCGCCGGCCACGGCGCTGGCCATCACCGCCGCACCCGACCCGGCGGGCCCCCACCGCTACCACACCGCCGTGCAGCACGCGTTCGCCCAAGTGCAAGCCGCCCTCGCAGCATCTGCCGACCTGACGGCAGTACCGTCAAACCTCAACCCGCCCCTCGCCGACGCCGCCGCCGAACTCAAGTCGGTGTTGCTCAGTAACTGTCTGCGTAATGTTTTCCAAGTCGACCAGCCTGTGTGCGCGTCGGGTGATACCGCCTCGGCGACGACGGTGGCCCTGGTCGGTGACTCGAACGCCACGATGTGGGCTCCCGCGTTCCAACAGGTCGCCGCCCAGCGGCACTGGCGGCTGGAAACCCTGGCCAAGATGGCCTGCCCACCGATGAGCCTGCCCATCATCAATCCCCTCGGCCGCAGCGAGTACACCGCCTGCGAGGAGTGGCGCGACCGGATCATCAACCGGTTGCGCGCCGAACAGCCGCTGTTGGTGGTCGTGAGTATGGGGCGGCGGTACGGCGCCAGCTACGGTTGGCCCTCAGGTTTCACCTCATATGACCCGGCGTGGCTCAACAGCCTGACCGGCCTGGTGCAGCAACTGCGCGGCACCGGCGCCCAGGTGCTGGTACTCGGGCCGATTTCCTACCCCCACACCGTGGTGCCGATCTGCCTGTCCGGTCACCTCGACGATGCGAGGGCCTGCGCGCCGGCACGGTCAGCTGCGGTGAACGACTCTGGTATTGCGGCCGAAGCCGCCGCCACCAAAGCCGCTGGCGGACACTACGCCGACGTCACCGACCTCTTCTGCACCGCCAAGCGCTGCCCCGCCATCGTCGGCAACACCCTGGTGTACTACGACGCTTCTCACCTGACACTCGAATACAGCCGCTTATTGGCGCCGGCGATCGGGTCGCTGACCGACCACGCACTCGCGCCCGGTTGA
- a CDS encoding rhamnosyl O-methyltransferase: MLIKQFAVTLLGPYFYQPTGAECEEYHKWYFNTGVWKKTTWMGVECLKWVGDMWNYQEILFQLKPSLVIEFGSWRGGSALFFASVMRQIGEPFKVMSVDAYHGRLDPAVRRDSDILFVESRSTVPAVAEHIKRLKIEFPGKIFAILDSDHSMNHVVAEMKLLRPLLSAGDYLVVEDSMLNGHPVFPGWGPGPYEAIEAYEREFPTDYTHDVERENKFGWTFAPNGFLIRN, from the coding sequence ATTCTCATAAAGCAATTCGCGGTCACATTACTAGGTCCATACTTCTACCAGCCGACCGGTGCGGAGTGCGAAGAATACCACAAGTGGTACTTCAATACCGGAGTGTGGAAAAAGACTACTTGGATGGGCGTCGAGTGCTTGAAGTGGGTCGGTGACATGTGGAATTACCAGGAGATTTTGTTTCAGCTAAAGCCTTCTTTAGTAATTGAATTCGGCTCGTGGCGCGGCGGGTCCGCCTTGTTCTTCGCCAGCGTCATGAGACAGATTGGTGAGCCGTTCAAGGTTATGTCTGTCGACGCATACCATGGGCGTCTGGATCCAGCAGTCCGGCGCGACTCCGATATCTTGTTCGTCGAATCGAGATCCACAGTACCGGCCGTAGCCGAACATATCAAACGCCTCAAAATTGAGTTTCCCGGGAAGATTTTCGCCATTCTGGACAGTGACCACTCAATGAATCATGTGGTGGCCGAAATGAAACTATTGCGGCCTTTGCTTTCTGCCGGTGACTATCTAGTTGTGGAAGACTCAATGCTCAATGGACACCCTGTTTTTCCTGGGTGGGGACCGGGTCCGTATGAAGCCATCGAAGCATACGAACGCGAATTTCCGACCGATTACACGCATGACGTGGAGCGGGAAAACAAATTCGGTTGGACATTCGCGCCGAATGGATTCCTGATCCGCAATTGA
- a CDS encoding phytoene desaturase family protein: MADYDAIVIGAGHNGLAAAVILQRAGLRTVCLEAKRYAGGMASTVELFDGYRFEIAGSVQFPTAATVSRELGLDTLPTVDAEVMSVALRGVGDDPVVQYTDPIKLLAHLGDVHGADAVNGMAGLLAWSQAPTRALGRFEAGTPPKTYDEMFACASGEFERSAIDDMLFGSVTDVLDRYLPDREKHGALRGSFTVLAVNTLYRGPATPGSAAALAFGLGVPDGDSVLMKKLRGGIGALTSHLREQFETHGGELRLRTKATQIVADDGRVRGVRIEAGDTVSAPVVVSAIAPDLTVNGLIDPAALPADIRERYARIDHRGSYLQMHFALDEPPQFAAPYEMLNDPEMQASIGIFSTPEEVQQQWEECRRGVVPADPTVVLQIPSLHDPQLAPPGKQAASAFALWFPIEGGPRSYGQMKAEMGQRVIDKITRLAPNFGGSITRHTTFTPRHMGTMFGAPGGDYCHGLLNPNQIGPNRPGPKGFLGQPIPLEGLYLASAGCHGGPGITFIPGYNAAHQALADMGR; this comes from the coding sequence ATGGCCGACTACGACGCGATCGTCATCGGTGCGGGGCACAACGGGCTGGCCGCGGCGGTAATTCTGCAACGCGCGGGCCTCCGCACGGTGTGTTTGGAGGCCAAGCGCTATGCGGGCGGCATGGCATCGACGGTCGAGTTGTTCGACGGCTACCGGTTCGAGATTGCCGGCTCGGTGCAGTTCCCGACCGCGGCAACGGTAAGCCGTGAATTGGGGCTGGACACCTTGCCGACCGTCGACGCCGAGGTGATGTCGGTAGCGCTGCGCGGGGTCGGCGACGATCCGGTCGTCCAGTACACCGACCCAATCAAGCTGCTCGCCCACCTGGGCGACGTGCACGGCGCCGACGCCGTCAACGGCATGGCGGGGCTGCTGGCGTGGAGTCAGGCGCCGACGCGGGCACTGGGCCGGTTCGAGGCCGGCACGCCGCCGAAGACTTACGACGAGATGTTCGCCTGCGCCAGTGGCGAATTCGAACGTTCAGCTATCGACGACATGCTGTTCGGCTCGGTCACCGACGTGCTCGACCGGTATTTGCCGGACCGGGAAAAGCACGGTGCGCTGCGCGGCTCGTTCACTGTGCTGGCGGTCAACACCCTCTACCGGGGGCCGGCCACGCCGGGCAGCGCGGCGGCGCTGGCGTTCGGGCTCGGTGTGCCCGACGGCGACAGCGTGCTGATGAAAAAGCTGCGCGGCGGCATCGGAGCGCTCACGTCGCACCTGCGGGAGCAGTTCGAAACCCACGGCGGCGAATTGCGCCTGCGCACCAAGGCAACCCAGATCGTCGCCGACGACGGCCGGGTTCGCGGTGTTCGAATTGAGGCGGGGGACACCGTGAGCGCGCCGGTCGTCGTCTCCGCTATCGCCCCGGATCTGACCGTCAACGGGCTGATCGATCCGGCCGCATTGCCCGCTGACATCCGTGAACGTTACGCGCGTATCGACCACCGGGGCAGCTATCTTCAGATGCACTTCGCGCTAGACGAGCCGCCACAATTTGCGGCACCCTATGAGATGCTCAACGATCCCGAAATGCAGGCATCCATCGGTATTTTCAGCACGCCGGAAGAAGTGCAGCAGCAGTGGGAGGAATGCCGCCGGGGCGTCGTGCCGGCCGACCCCACGGTCGTGCTGCAGATTCCGTCGCTGCACGATCCGCAGCTCGCGCCGCCCGGCAAACAGGCCGCGTCGGCGTTCGCGCTGTGGTTCCCGATTGAAGGCGGTCCACGGTCCTACGGGCAGATGAAGGCCGAGATGGGGCAGCGGGTGATCGACAAGATCACCCGGCTGGCCCCAAATTTCGGAGGCAGCATCACCCGACACACCACGTTCACCCCACGCCACATGGGCACGATGTTCGGCGCGCCGGGTGGCGACTACTGCCACGGCCTGTTGAACCCCAACCAGATCGGCCCGAATCGACCCGGCCCCAAAGGCTTTCTGGGACAACCGATACCTCTCGAGGGACTCTACTTGGCCAGCGCGGGCTGCCACGGCGGACCGGGGATAACGTTCATTCCCGGCTACAATGCCGCACACCAGGCGTTGGCCGACATGGGCCGCTAG